A genomic stretch from Xenopus laevis strain J_2021 chromosome 6S, Xenopus_laevis_v10.1, whole genome shotgun sequence includes:
- the LOC108695561 gene encoding uncharacterized protein LOC108695561, whose product MRGQQQNCAAQEQAHQDHMRTELQMDMESGILEQETDKAAQEPIENRFTQTEQRGMVVQKKRLQTIWKRPAVMEYRTTSAYKTVQNLLEKMSPDDDIETFLAVFERVAEHSKLPHDEWAEVIAPYLSGKSLKAYLGLSKQDAKDYTKLKEEILSSEGITGCRAGVLHKWSYSPERSVRFRCTGLIVPG is encoded by the coding sequence ATGAGAGGCCAGCAACAAAACTGTGCTGCCCAGGAGCAGGCTCACCAGGACCACATGAGAACTGAGCTGCAGATGGACATGGAGTCTGGGATTCTGGAGCAGGAAACAGACAAGGCTGCCCAGGAGCCTATAGAAAACCGGTTCACTCAGACGGAGCAGCGGGGCATGGTGGTGCAGAAGAAGAGGCTGCAGACGATCTGGAAAAGACCTGCAGTGATGGAGTACAGGACCACCTCTGCTTATAAGACAGTGCAGAATCTATTAGAGAAGATGAGCCCGGACGATGATATTGAAACCTTCCTGGCAGTGTTTGAGAGGGTTGCAGAACACTCAAAGCTTCCTCACGACGAGTGGGCTGAAGTCATTGCTCCCTATTTGTCAGGGAAGTCCCTGAAGGCATACTTAGGCTTAAGCAAGCAGGATGCCAAAGACTACACTAAACTCAAAGAAGAAATCCTATCCAGTGAGGGGATCACGGGCTGCCGTGCGGGAGTCTTGCACAAATGGAGCTACTCCCCCGAGAGGTCCGTCCGCTTCAGATGTACGGGCCTGATTGTCCCTGGCTAA